A window from Rhizobium leguminosarum bv. trifolii WSM1325 encodes these proteins:
- a CDS encoding prevent-host-death family protein (TIGRFAM: prevent-host-death family protein~PFAM: protein of unknown function DUF172~KEGG: rec:RHECIAT_CH0001235 hypothetical protein), whose amino-acid sequence MEWQLQDAKNQFSKVVQKARQEGPQVVTVRGERTAVVLSARDYDALRAGRPTLVDDLLGGPAWDDEFADAVEARNKTPSRDVAF is encoded by the coding sequence ATGGAATGGCAGTTGCAGGACGCCAAGAACCAATTTTCGAAGGTCGTGCAGAAGGCCCGACAAGAAGGGCCGCAGGTGGTGACCGTGCGGGGCGAGCGTACGGCCGTCGTTCTGTCCGCGCGCGACTACGACGCCCTGCGTGCCGGTAGGCCGACCCTCGTCGACGACTTGCTCGGTGGCCCCGCCTGGGACGATGAGTTCGCCGATGCGGTAGAAGCACGCAACAAGACTCCAAGCCGCGACGTTGCCTTCTGA